Proteins found in one Vicia villosa cultivar HV-30 ecotype Madison, WI unplaced genomic scaffold, Vvil1.0 ctg.000122F_1_1, whole genome shotgun sequence genomic segment:
- the LOC131624445 gene encoding uncharacterized protein LOC131624445, protein MDRVRVLSPESTVERSRRLTSKRKGDLVDAVKRGSPLKSKRNYVESDLVDAVKRGAPLKSKRKHFEGYLLDVVKRDTPLKSERNHVEGDLVDAVKRGTSGTSLPLKLDRKARKKQITKRQIATRIARAEYYRIEETLSVYDFTVDPPPGYYGGAHPVVIDKSIRSRLIKFCRIALKKFNYHKNRGPEFDFHNLVKSTRTHTMYYITFTAGRKQDAFSTIFRTKVKRDIDGSIKVLFCGIKRKTRRGLRKLLPHWKHLICLGLRKLRMLDY, encoded by the exons ATGGATAGGGTTAGGGTTTTGTCGCCGGAAAGCACTGTTGAAAGAAGTAGGCGGCTGACATCGAAACGGAAAGGTGATCTTGTGGATGCTGTTAAAAGAGGCTCGCCGCTGAAATCGAAACGGAACTATGTTGAAAGTGATCTTGTGGATGCTGTTAAGAGAGGCGCGCCGCTGAAATCGAAACGGAAACATTTTGAAGGTTATCTTTTAGATGTTGTTAAAAGAGACACGCCACTGAAATCTGAACGGAACCATGTTGAAGGTGATCTTGTGGATGCTGTTAAAAGAGGCACGTCAGGCACATCGCTGCCGCTGAAATTGGATAGAAAGGCCAGAAAAAAACAAATTACAAAAAGACAAATTGCCACCAGAATTGCCAGGGCTGAATATTATAGAATCGAAGAAACCCTAAGT GTTTATGATTTTACTGTTGACCCTCCACCAGGCTACTATGGTGGTGCCCATCCTGTTGTCATAGACAAATCAATTCGCTCTAGGCTCATTAAATTTTGTAGAATTGCTTTGAAAAAGTTCAACTATCACAAGAATCGG GGTCCAGAATTTGATTTTCATAACCTTGTCAAGTCAACCCGTACACATACAATGTATTATATTACCTTTACGGCGGGAAGAAAACAAGATGCTTTCTCAACAATTTTCCGGACCAAGGTTAAGCGTGACATTGATGGTTCGATTAAGGTCTTGTTTTGTGGCATAAAAAGAAAGACTCGCCGTG GTCTTCGGAAgcttctgcctcactggaaacaCCTGATTTGTTTAGGTCTTCGGAAGCTCAGAATGCTGGACTATTGA